A genomic window from Antedon mediterranea chromosome 4, ecAntMedi1.1, whole genome shotgun sequence includes:
- the LOC140047032 gene encoding uncharacterized protein has protein sequence MVEPAVVVSSTLAVVRRNRKGALTRSLKSLEALMAVDAENETVYERYEKSKQQWEAVEAAHQELVDTLKEDEAFEREEAWMIEAEAVFVAARVQVEKYLTSQLVT, from the exons ATGGTGGAACCAGCAGTAGTTGTAAGCAGTACGTTAGCGGTAGTGCGGAGGAATCGAAAGGGAGCGTTAACCAGAAGTTTGAAGTCGTTGGAAGCGTTAATGGCAGTAGATGCGGAGAATGAAACAGTTTACGAAAGGTATGAAAAGTCAAAACAGCAATGGGAAGCCGTAGAGGCTGCGCATCAGGAACTGGTTGACACACTCAAGGAGGATGAAGCATTCGAAAGAGAGGAAGCCTGGATGATAGAGGCTGAAGCTGTGTTTGTTGCAGCCAGAGTACAGGTTGAGAAATATTTAACGAG TCAACTTGTAACTTAA
- the LOC140047031 gene encoding uncharacterized protein: MGPGGSGVFHKKLSNNNRISCCSNEDILLHLKQSWSVDDPINGEGESVEDGKAKAIMDATVLRTKDGHYQLGLLWKDVNCSLPSNKLLAETRLSSLKRKLEKNKDLLHEYAKTVDGYIEKGYAEPVFTEGPSGKTWHLPHHPVVHPQKGKLRVVFDCAAKWRGISLNECLMKGPDTINSLVGVLLRFRQERIALVADVEAMFHQAKVIPEDRDVLRFLWWPGGKLDGPPSTYRMAVHLFGATSSPACAGYALQRAADNSQKINDDVIGNQVIMAIKNDFYVDDLLTSTSHEDVAVNFVDRLRRTLKEAGFKLAKWFSNSRSVLNTIPASERAPTITNINELPTERTLGVCWDAEIDKFKFKVSLQEKPFTRRGLLSSASQIFDPLGFGAPFILIARSLLQSVCRKGCDWDEQLSVDELSRWKEWLSQVPSLSKVEIPRWIRLDESKSVELHIFCDASMVGYAAVAYLRVVDIDGVVRCLFVLGKARVSPMKSVSIPRLELMAAILATSLSTTITTELRFGLGECTYWTDSMIVLGYIQNETRRFKTFVANRVSKIRDISSPQQWRHVGSKQNPADDGSRGTFDLGKWLSGPEFLLTNSSKWPTSSEGVVLPLDPEVKKSVSTFHTFVIPSDMLERLIGKFSSLMKLVKVFAWIRSFINNCRRIRPMCVGGLSVSELDASESILVSYSQKSEFKSWQGDQRLVKLKPVLLSDLLRVGGRLDNSDLSFNAKHPIILSPKGPLTNLIIRYYHESVGHGGLAMTLNAIRQKFWLVNGRSTVKGRLSKCVVCRKLLARPAEQEMARLPLERVSADKPPFCFVGVDYFGPIEIKRGRSLVKRYGCIFTCLASRAVHLEVSASLDTDSFLNAFRRFVARRGEPEKVFSDNGTNFQAGEKELRQALRSMNDGKIESFFHNRGCEWHFNPPSASHYGGAWERLIRSVRRILYGILGQQTVNEEVLTTVFTEVESILNSRPLTDVSFDPKDDYPITPNHLILLRQGPGAPVSQGVSNSFGRRRWLQVQHLASTFWLRWRKEYLPLLQKRQKWTTPRDNVMEGDIVLLTDETVPRGKWPLGKVTSVRKSSDGKVRSVEVKVRGKQLRRPITKLCIVYRSQLAM, from the coding sequence ATGGGACCTGGTGGTTCTGGCGTATTTCACAAGAAATTGTCCAATAACAATAGAATATCTTGCTGCTCAAACGAGGACATTCTGCTACACCTTAAACAAAGCTGGTCAGTGGACGATCCCATCAATGGGGAGGGTGAGTCCGTTGAGGATGGTAAGGCTAAGGCTATAATGGATGCTACTGTCTTGCGAACGAAAGATGGTCATTATCAGTTGGGCCTTCTATGGAAGGATGTTAATTGTTCTTTACCCTCAAATAAGTTACTAGCAGAGACTAGATTATCCAGCTTAAAACGAAAGCTGGAGAAAAATAAAGACTTGCTACATGAATATGCCAAAACAGTAGATGGGTACATTGAGAAGGGATACGCAGAGCCGGTGTTTACCGAAGGGCCATCCGGAAAGACATGGCACCTACCCCATCACCCAGTAGTCCATCCCCAAAAGGGAAAGTTGAGAGTAGTTTTCGATTGCGCTGCAAAATGGAGAGGTATCTCCTTGAATGAATGCCTAATGAAAGGTCCAGACACAATCAATAGCTTAGTTGGAGTTTTGCTCCGTTTCAGGCAGGAGCGTATAGCCTTAGTGGCTGACGTGGAAGCTATGTTTCATCAGGCTAAGGTGATTCCTGAAGATAGGGATGTTCTAAGGTTTTTATGGTGGCCTGGAGGAAAGTTAGATGGTCCTCCAAGCACGTACAGAATGGCGGTTCACTTGTTTGGTGCTACTTCAAGCCCTGCTTGTGCAGGATATGCTTTGCAGCGGGCAGCTGACAACAGTCagaaaataaatgatgatgttatTGGCAATCAGGTGATTATGGCAATCAAAAATGATTTTTATGTGGACGATCTCTTGACTTCAACGAGTCATGAAGATGTTGCAGTGAACTTTGTAGATCGCCTTAGGCGCACCTTGAAGGAGGCTGGGTTTAAGCTTGCCAAGTGGTTTAGCAATAGTCGTAGTGTGCTGAATACTATCCCCGCTTCAGAGCGAGCTCCTACCATCACAAACATCAATGAATTGCCCACAGAAAGAACCCTTGGTGTCTGTTGGGACGCTGAAATTgacaaattcaaatttaaagtCTCACTTCAAGAGAAACCCTTTACTAGGCGTGGGTTATTATCTTCAGCTAGCCAGATTTTTGATCCCTTAGGCTTTGGTGCCCCATTTATTCTTATAGCACGGTCACTCCTGCAGTCTGTTTGCAGAAAAGGTTGCGACTGGGATGAGCAGTTGTCGGTCGATGAACTCAGTAGATGGAAGGAATGGCTTAGTCAGGTTCCTTCTCTTTCCAAGGTAGAAATCCCGAGGTGGATTAGGTTGGATGAGTCAAAATCGGTGGAACTTCACATATTTTGTGATGCATCAATGGTAGGGTATGCTGCAGTAGCATACTTGAGAGTTGTTGATATCGATGGTGTTGTAAGATGTTTGTTTGTTCTTGGCAAGGCGCGAGTCAGCCCCATGAAGTCAGTATCAATTCCCAGACTGGAATTAATGGCCGCTATTCTTGCTACATCATTAAGTACCACCATCACCACTGAGTTACGATTTGGTCTGGGTGAATGCACATATTGGACAGACTCAATGATAGTTCTTGGCTACATCCAAAATGAAACACGACGCTTTAAAACATTTGTTGCCAACAGAGTGTCGAAAATTCGAGACATATCTTCCCCTCAACAATGGAGACATGTGGGCTCTAAACAGAACCCAGCAGATGATGGATCTAGGGGTACTTTCGATTTAGGCAAATGGCTTTCAGGCCCTGAATTTTTGTTAACAAATAGTAGTAAGTGGCCTACTTCAAGTGAAGGGGTCGTTTTACCTTTGGACCCTGAAGTTAAGAAATCTGTATCGACCTTTCATACCTTTGTCATTCCCTCTGATATGCTAGAACGACTAATAGGAAAGTTCTCTTCACTAATGAAGTTAGTCAAAGTGTTTGCTTGGATACGTAGTTTCATAAACAATTGTAGACGTATAAGGCCCATGTGTGTCGGAGGTCTGTCAGTCTCTGAGCTCGACGCTAGTGAGTCGATTTTAGTTTCCTATTCGCAGAAATCGGAATTTAAATCGTGGCAAGGTGATCAGAGATTGGTCAAATTGAAACCTGTTCTGCTCAGTGACCTTCTTAGAGTTGGAGGTCGACTTGACAATTCAGACTTAAGTTTTAATGCAAAACACCCCATTATTCTGTCTCCAAAGGGTCCACTTACTAATCTGATTATAAGGTACTATCACGAGTCTGTTGGTCATGGAGGATTAGCTATGACCTTAAATGCTATTCGCCAGAAGTTTTGGCTAGTGAATGGTAGGTCTACGGTTAAGGGAAGGTTGAGTAAATGTGTTGTTTGTCGCAAGTTGCTTGCCAGGCCGGCAGAGCAGGAGATGGCGAGACTGCCATTGGAAAGAGTTTCCGCCGACAAACCCCCTTTTTGTTTTGTGGGCGTTGATTATTTTGGACCTATCGAGATCAAACGTGGTCGATCACTTGTGAAAAGGTACGGTTGTATCTTCACCTGCTTGGCTTCTAGAGCAGTTCATTTGGAGGTTTCTGCGTCTTTAGATACAGATTCTTTCCTTAACGCATTCCGTCGCTTTGTTGCGAGGCGAGGAGAACCAGAGAAAGTTTTTAGTGACAATGGAACAAATTTCCAAGCAGGAGAAAAAGAGCTGCGTCAAGCTCTTCGATCCATGAACGATGGTAAGATTGAGTCTTTCTTCCACAACAGAGGTTGCGAGTGGCACTTCAATCCGCCCTCGGCGAGTCACTATGGTGGAGCCTGGGAAAGGCTAATTAGGTCGGTAAGAAGAATACTTTATGGTATTCTTGGCCAACAGACCGTGAATGAAGAGGTGTTGACTACTGTGTTTACAGAAGTAGAGTCAATCTTGAATTCCCGACCTTTAACTGATGTATCATTTGACCCCAAAGATGATTACCCAATTACCCCTAATCATCTTATTTTGTTAAGACAAGGCCCTGGTGCTCCAGTGAGTCAGGGAGTTTCTAATTCCTTTGGAAGGAGAAGATGGCTGCAGGTGCAGCACTTGGCTTCTACCTTTTGGCTTAGATGGCGAAAGGAGTATTTGCCTCTCCTTCAAAAAAGGCAAAAATGGACCACACCCCGAGATAATGTCATGGAAGGAGATATTGTCCTTCTTACAGACGAGACTGTTCCTCGTGGTAAATGGCCTTTGGGAAAGGTGACATCTGTGCGTAAGAGTAGTGATGGAAAGGTGAGAAGTGTGGAAGTGAAAGTAAGAGGTAAACAGTTAAGAAGACCAATAACTAAGTTATGCATTGTCTACAGGAGTCAGTTAGCAATGTAA